A section of the Ruania halotolerans genome encodes:
- a CDS encoding VanZ family protein encodes MPNSAPPSPGPASPRSPDRASWLLRAAFGAAVLLQFVVLYLPQTPDGTPSTPGSDKAVHLLIFALVMLTGRLAGIRTRPLVLGLLVHAGLSELVQHTLLPARAGDLLDILANIAGTGLGWYVASMITRHRLRR; translated from the coding sequence GTGCCGAACTCCGCGCCGCCTTCACCTGGACCTGCTTCTCCCCGCTCTCCAGATCGGGCCTCCTGGTTGCTGCGGGCAGCGTTCGGCGCGGCAGTTCTCCTCCAGTTCGTGGTGCTCTACCTTCCTCAGACGCCGGACGGAACGCCCAGCACTCCTGGCTCTGACAAGGCCGTGCACCTGCTGATCTTCGCGCTCGTCATGCTCACCGGCAGACTGGCCGGCATCCGCACCCGTCCGTTGGTCCTCGGACTTCTCGTGCACGCAGGTCTCAGTGAGCTCGTCCAACACACCCTGCTCCCGGCGCGCGCAGGCGACCTACTCGACATACTCGCGAACATCGCGGGAACCGGCCTCGGCTGGTACGTGGCGTCAATGATCACCCGGCACCGGCTTCGCCGTTGA
- a CDS encoding L-threonylcarbamoyladenylate synthase, with protein MSNEQIRDCTDAGTRPGHLDEAVKTLASGGLVVFPTDTVYGIAADAFTPKAVTALLNAKGRGRQMPPPVLIGDVRTLDGLATEIPQPVRDLVAEFWPGPLTVILTAQPSLHWDLGDTHGTVALRMPDNEIALELLRRTGPLAVSSANKTGEDAAVACADAAAQLGRAVRVYLDGGATAGAVPSTIVDATGPRLRIVREGVLTAEELGSIAPELLPENQVDDEAEAGDSGGEDIIETADGESAGAEAADSELTDEGARETTPDETHPDETTPDETEPEGTDTEDATTP; from the coding sequence GTGAGTAACGAGCAGATTCGGGACTGCACCGACGCCGGGACCCGACCGGGCCACCTGGATGAGGCGGTCAAGACGCTGGCTTCCGGGGGACTCGTGGTGTTCCCCACCGACACCGTCTACGGCATTGCTGCGGACGCCTTCACCCCGAAGGCGGTCACGGCGCTGCTGAACGCGAAGGGTCGTGGCCGGCAGATGCCGCCTCCGGTGCTGATCGGTGATGTGCGCACGCTGGACGGCCTCGCCACGGAGATCCCACAGCCGGTACGTGATCTGGTGGCCGAGTTCTGGCCCGGCCCGCTCACGGTGATCCTGACGGCGCAGCCGAGTCTGCACTGGGATCTTGGCGACACGCACGGCACAGTGGCACTGCGAATGCCAGACAACGAGATCGCCCTCGAATTGCTGCGCCGCACGGGTCCGCTGGCGGTCTCCAGTGCAAACAAGACCGGCGAGGACGCTGCCGTGGCTTGCGCCGACGCCGCCGCTCAGCTCGGGCGCGCGGTGCGCGTCTATCTCGACGGCGGAGCGACCGCTGGCGCCGTGCCCTCCACCATCGTCGACGCCACCGGTCCGCGCCTGCGGATCGTGCGCGAGGGAGTGCTCACGGCGGAGGAACTCGGATCCATCGCGCCGGAGTTGCTGCCGGAGAACCAGGTCGATGACGAGGCCGAGGCCGGCGACTCCGGGGGTGAGGACATCATCGAGACAGCGGACGGTGAGTCGGCGGGCGCTGAGGCAGCAGACAGTGAGCTGACGGACGAAGGCGCCCGCGAGACCACGCCGGACGAAACCCATCCGGACGAGACCACGCCGGACGAGACCGAGCCGGAGGGGACTGACACCGAGGACGCCACTACGCCGTGA
- a CDS encoding glycosyltransferase family 4 protein: MSVYLLILAIAAAVTYLTTPLARRLAQRTGAVTAVRARDVHTVPTPRLGGVAMVAGLAAALVFASQTRFLQPVFSDSLPWAILACTVGICLLGVADDIWDLDWITKLIGQIVVAGALAWQGVQLASLPIFGLTIGSFRLSLMITVIVVVVAINAVNWVDGLDGLAAGVIAIGGSAFFVYTYVLTQNNNPTDYSNLATVLIAAVVGGCLGFLPHNFHPARIFMGDSGAMALGLTVAAAAIMVTGQINPGVLEARQAIPAFVPIILPVAVLTLPLLDVAVTSGRRLLAGKSPWHADRTHLHHKLLDRGHSHRRAVAIMYVWTTVVSFSAAALVWFPVEQVLIGGGIGAVLATIVTVVPLPTPTFLKQRTASHHPN; this comes from the coding sequence GTGAGCGTCTATCTGCTGATACTCGCGATCGCGGCGGCGGTCACCTACCTGACCACGCCGCTGGCCAGGCGATTGGCACAACGCACCGGAGCCGTGACGGCGGTGCGTGCGCGGGATGTGCACACCGTGCCCACCCCGCGGCTGGGCGGGGTGGCGATGGTCGCAGGCCTGGCTGCCGCACTCGTCTTCGCCTCGCAGACGCGGTTCCTGCAACCGGTGTTCTCCGATTCGTTGCCGTGGGCGATCCTCGCCTGCACAGTGGGAATCTGCCTGCTCGGCGTGGCGGACGACATCTGGGACCTGGACTGGATCACCAAGCTGATCGGTCAGATCGTGGTGGCGGGGGCCCTCGCCTGGCAGGGCGTGCAACTGGCCAGCCTGCCGATCTTCGGGCTGACGATCGGTTCCTTCCGGCTCTCCCTCATGATCACGGTGATCGTGGTGGTGGTGGCGATCAATGCCGTCAACTGGGTGGACGGCCTGGACGGGCTGGCCGCCGGGGTGATCGCGATCGGGGGCTCGGCCTTCTTCGTCTACACCTATGTGCTCACCCAGAACAACAACCCCACCGACTACTCCAACCTGGCCACGGTGCTGATCGCGGCCGTGGTAGGCGGGTGCCTGGGCTTTCTCCCGCACAACTTCCACCCCGCGCGGATCTTCATGGGCGATTCCGGTGCCATGGCGCTCGGCCTCACCGTGGCCGCCGCCGCCATCATGGTCACCGGTCAGATCAACCCGGGGGTGCTCGAAGCCCGGCAGGCCATTCCGGCGTTCGTGCCGATCATCCTGCCGGTGGCGGTGCTGACATTGCCGCTTCTGGATGTGGCCGTGACCAGCGGGCGGCGGCTACTTGCCGGCAAGTCGCCATGGCATGCCGACCGGACCCACCTGCACCACAAGTTGCTCGACCGCGGACACTCCCACCGCCGAGCGGTGGCGATCATGTATGTGTGGACCACCGTGGTGTCTTTCAGCGCGGCAGCGCTGGTGTGGTTCCCGGTGGAGCAGGTGCTCATCGGTGGCGGGATTGGTGCCGTCCTCGCCACGATCGTTACGGTGGTGCCGTTGCCCACGCCCACGTTCCTCAAGCAACGCACGGCCAGCCATCATCCGAACTGA